From the bacterium genome, the window GAGCCGGGGGTCGTTCTCGACTGCGACCTGGCGCTGCGTCCGCAGGCGGCGGAGGAAGCCGTCGCCCGGTTGGAGTCCTGGCTCCGCACCCGGGCGGAGAGCCAGCCGCTGGGCCCGCCGAGTTCGGGGTGCATCTTCCGCAATCCGGACGGCGATTACGCCGGGCGCCTCATCGAGGCCGCGGGTGCGATGGGGCTCCGGGTCGGCGGTGCCGTGGTGAGCGACCGCCACGCCAACTACATTCTCAACAGCGGTGGCGCGACGGCGCGGGACGTGTTGGCGTTGATCGATGCCGTCCGCGCCCGGGTCCGCGACGATGCCGGCGCCGATCTGGCGACGGAGATCAAGATGCTTGGCGAGTTCGCCCCTCCTAATGGGCGCGGCCATCCCCGGCCCTGACGGCCCGGCGCCGGGACCCGGTGCCCGGGCGAGGCCCGTTGGACCGCGGGTGGTCCGCTTTCTCGCGGCCATGGCCGTCCTGTGCGGTATCGCGTCGTTTGCCCAGTCGAGCGCCTTCGACGTCCAGTCCGTCACCGTCGCCGGCAACGAGGCGGTGGCATCGGACGAGATCGTCGCCCGGGCCGGGGTGCGGCCCGGGATGAGCATGTTTGCCGTCAACGTCGACCGGGTCCAGGAGCGGCTGCGCGGGGATCAACGGCTCGCCGACGTCTCGGTCGGCGTGGGCTTCCCCGACCGCGTTGAGATTTCGGTCCGGGAGCAGACCCCCGCCGCGGCTCTGCGCGTCACGGATGGCTACGTCCTGGTCGGCCGGGACGGGGTGGCGATCGCCGCGCGGCCGGTGTCCGGCACGCTGCCCATCCTGATCGTCGACCGCCTCGACCCGGCCATCGTGCAGGTCGGCGTCGCCGTGCCGTCCGCGGACGTCCGGCTGGGAGCCGGCATCGCGGCGTCGCTGCCCGGCGATCTGCGTCCCGACGTCGCCTCCGTCCGTGTGGACGGGGGCGGGGAGGTCGTCCTCTACACCCGTGACGGGATCGCGGTGCGGGCCGGCGCGCCGGACGGCGTGCAGGACCGGATCGCCCGGCTGGTGGACGTGCTGGCGGCGATTCGGGCCCGGGGGATGCGGGTCGAGTACGTGGATCTCCGCTTTCCCGGCAGCGTGATCGTGAAGCCGATTGTGAAACCGGCCGGGGCCTCCGGCCTGCCCCAAGGCGCCCTGCCGGCCGCGGGGCGGCAGGAGAAGTTTTCGTAGCGTTGAATTCACGCCTGATGCACCATTCGAACCTTTAGTCGCAGCCGTACTCGTGCCCGGAGGTGCACCCGTTGGCGAAACGGGGGCCCTTGGTCGGCCTGGACATCGGGACCACCAAGGTCTGTGTCATAATCGCAGAGCCCGATGACGACGGGGAGGTCCACATCACGGGTGTGGGGACCTCCCCGTCTCTTGGTGTCCGGAAGGGTGTCGTCGTCGATCTCGACACCACCACCCGTGCCATCGAAGAGGCCGTCGAGGGCGCCGAGCGCATGGCCGGCGTCAAGGCCGCCGGCGCGGTCGTGGCGGTGTCGGGGGAGCACATCGCGTCGCAGAACAGCCGCGGCGTCGTCGCGGTGTCGCGAACCGACCGCGAGATCGGCGACGCCGACGTGTCCCGCGTCGTCGAGGCCGCGCGCATGGCGGCCATTCCCGGCAGCGACCGGGAGATCATCCACCTGCTGCCGCGCGACTTTCTCGTGGACGGTCAGGACGGCGTCCGCAACCCCGTGGGCATGTACGGGATGCGCCTCGAGGTCGAGGCCCACATTGTGACGGGCGCCAGCACCCTGCTCGCGAACCTGTTGAAGTGCATCCAGCGCGCCGGCCTCGAGGTCGACGATCTCGTCCTCGAGCCGCTGGCCTCGGGCGAAGCCGTTCTGACGCAGGCCGAGCGCGACCTCGGCGTGGCGCTCGTCGACATCGGCGGCGGCACCACGAGCATCGGGGTGTTCTCCGGCGGCAGCCTGTGCCACGCGACCGTCCTGCCCGTCGGCGGCAACCACGTCACGAACGACATCGCCGTCGGGCTCCGCACCCCGATCGCCGAGGCTGAGAAGCTCAAGATCCGGCACGGCTGCGCGGCCGCGGGGATGGCGGCGGAGGGCGAACTGATCGAGGTCTTCCACATCGGCAGCCGCGAGCCGCGGATCCTCCCGCGGCGGGTGCTCGGGGAGATCATCGAGCCGCGGATCGACGAGATCTGCGGAATGATCAAATCCCAGCTCAAGCGGTCCGGTTACGCGCAGATGATGCCGGCCGGCCTCGTGGCGACCGGCGGAGGCGCGCTGCTCGCCGGTCTCGCCGAAGCGGCCGGCGAAAAGATCGATATGCCGGCACGGGTCGGCGCGCCCGACGTCGGCGGCAGCATGGCCGATACGGTCGGGAGTCCGGTGTACGCGACCGGGGTGGGGCTCGTGCTCCACGCCGCGCGCCAGCGTGGACCCGGCCGCATGGTCCGGGCGAGCGACGGCAACGGCAGCATGTTCGGCCGGCTCCGGCAGTGGTTTCGCGAGTTCGCGCACGGAGGATGACGAGGCACGGCCACTAGACCGCGCGGCACACGACGCACCACATCGGCGGCATTTCATTTCAGCGGAGACGAGGCGCGAACATGACGGAGAAACGGTGGCACCCGGTCCAGCGCATGATCTCGGAACGTCCAGCGGCGGCAGCATCGGCGGCACGCGCAGCAGACGGCGTCTCTGAACCGGCGGGAGGGGTGAAGATGGTGAACCTAGAGCGGGATCTCCGGCGCTACGCGGCGATCAAGGTTGTAGGCGTGGGCGGCGGCGGCAGCAACGCCGTCAACCGCATGATTACCGCGGGGCTCCGCGGAGTCGAGTTCCTCGCCATCAACACCGACGCCCAGGCCCTGGCCCTCAGCAACGCCGACCGGAAGATCCACATCGGCGGGAAGGTAACGCGGGGCCTCGGCGCGGGCGGCGATCCCGAGATCGGCCGGCAGGCGGCGGAAGAAAGCCGCGAGGAGCTCGTCGAGGCCCTGGAGGGCGCCGACATGGTCTTCGTGACCGCCGGCATGGGCGGCGGCACCGGGACCGGCGGCGCGCCGATCGTCGCTCAGATCGGCCGGGAGTTGGGGGCGCTGACGATCGGCGTGGTGACCCGGCCGTTCGGGTTCGAGGGGCGGCGCCGCGCGGGCGCGGCCGACGAAGGCGTGCGGAATCTCCGGCAGCGGGTCAACACCGTCATCACCATCCCCAACGACCGCCTTCTCCAAGTTGTGGATAAGAGCGCGACCGTCGTCGAGGCGTTTCGCGTGGCGGACGACGTGCTGCGGCAGGGCGTGCAGGGGATCGCGGACCTCATTACCGTCCCGGGCCTGATCAACCTCGATTTCGCCGACGTACGCACCATCATGGCCGAGGCGGGTTCCGCCTTGATCGGGATCGGCGTCGGCAACGGGGAGGGCCGCGCGTCGGCGGCCGCCCAAGCGGCGATCTCGAGCCCGCTCTTGGAGACGTCCATGGACGGCGCGCGCGGTGTCTTGATGAACATCACGGGCGGCCTTGATCTCGGGCTCCACGAGGTCAACGAAGCGGCCGCGGTCGTGCAGAAGGCCGCGGATCCAGAAGCGAACATCATCTTCGGCGCGGTGATCGACGAGCGCCTCGACGGCGAGGTGCGGATCACCGTGATCGCGACCGGCTTCGAGGCGCGGCGGGAGGAGATCGAGTCCGTGGCGGAGCCGGCCGCCGTGCGCGCGGCCTCCTCCGGCGGGGATCCCGGTTCGCGCGGGGCAGGGCGGCCGGGACGCGAGGGCGGACGTCTCGGACTCGACGATCTCGACATCCCGGCGTTCTTGCGGAAGCGGTGAATGTGGAGGTCTGACACGACCGCCGCCTGACCGACGGGCGCCGGCGCGGCGGGTTCAACCCGAGAGCGGCCCCGCACACGGGTATAACCGTGTCAGCGGGGCCTTCTTTCGTGCGCGGCGCGGTGGTAGGCTAAGGACTATGGCGTTGCCTCCCGAGTACTTCGCCGCCGCCCGCGCGGCGGTCGAAGCGTCCTTCCCCGTGCAGGAAGTGTGGTTCCAAGACGGCCGCCCGGCGTTCACGATCGTGTCCGGCGCCGACGACAAGGCGCGGTTCCTGGAGTTGCGGGCGCGCCTGCGGGGACTGGGCGTGCTCCCGTTGATGCGCCGGCGCGCCGGGGAGACGGTGATTTTGCTCGCGGCCCAGCCGTCCGCCACACCGACGGCCTGGCGGTGGCCGGTGCTGTTGTTCGCCGGGACGCTCGCCACGACGTTTGTGGCCGGATACCTCAACGCCGAGGGCGCGTGTGTCCCGGGGCTGCTGAAGCCGGTGCCCGGAGGCATCGCGTTCGGACTGTCGTTGATGGCGATTCTGGTCTGTCACGAGATGGGACACAAGGTGGTGTCGATCTGGCGAGGCATCGACGCGAGTCTGCCCTATTTCATTCCGATGCCGCCCCTCCCGGGCCTCGCGATCGGGACCCTCGGCGCGGTGATCTTCACGCGCACGCCGGCGCCCAATCGGGACGCGCTCGTCGAGCTCGGGGCGAGCGGGCCGCTGGCCGGCTTCGCCGTGGCGATCCCCATCCTCGTCTACGGGGTGTCGCACTCGCTGGTGATCTCGCACGCGGCGATCGTGGCCCACAATTGCCGGCTGGTCGCGGTCCCGACGCCGCTGCTCGTCGACCTGCTGATCGGACGGCTGCTCCATCCGGCGGCCAACGCGGACGTCATCATCCATCCGATGGCGTTCGCGGGCTGGGTGGGTCTGCTCGTCACCGCGCTCAACCTCCTGCCGGCCAGCATGCTGGACGGCGGCCACGTCAGCCGCGCGGTGTTCGGGCCCCGCTGGCACATGGCCGTCTCGTACCTCGCGGTGGTGGTGGGTATCGCGTTGGGCTACTGGCTCATGAGCGTTCTGATCCTGTTCATGCTCCGGCGCGGCCATCCGGGCCCGCTCGACGACTGCTCGCCGGCCGGTCCGCTTCATCTCGCCGTGGCGGCCGCGCTGCTGCCGGTATTCGTGCTGAGCGCCGTGCGCCTGGGGTTGTTCTGACATGAGGCGGACCTTCGAGCGGGAGCCTCTCGTCGCCCCGCGCGCGGGGCAGGAGGACGCGCGGGACGGCGACGGGCAGCGGCTCCTCGTCGAGGCGCGCGACCTCGAGAAGCGGTTCAAGACGTACCACGCGGTGCGGGGGGTGTCGTTCGCCTGCTACGCGGGCGAAGTGTTCGGGCTGCTCGGCCCGAACGGCGCGGGCAAGACCACGACGATCCGCATGCTGACGACCGTGCTGCGCCCGACCGCGGGGACCGCGCGGATCGCCGGGCACGACGTCGTTCGCGAGGCCGCGGAGGTGCGGCGGACGATCGGCGTGCTCCCGGAGAACGCGGGGGTGTACGGCCGTCTCACGGCGCGCGAAGCGATCCGGTACGCCGGACGGTTATACGGCCTGCCGCCCCATGACCTGGAGCGGCGGATCGTCGAGATCGCCGACGCCCTCGAACTCACCGAACATCTTGACCGGCTCACCGACACGTTCAGCAAGGGCATGAAGCAGAAGGTGAACGTCGCCCGCGCGCTCATTCACGACCCGCCCGTCGTGTTCCTCGACGAGCCGACCTCCGGGCTCGACGTCATTTCCGCGCGGTCGGTGCGCGACTTCGTCCTGCGGTTCAAGGCGGAGGGCCGGTGCGTCATCCTCTCGACCCACGTGATGGACGAAGCCGAGCGCCTGTGCGATCGCGTCGCCATCATCGCCGGGGGCCGCATCCGCGCCGAGGGCGCGCTCGAGGAGCTCAAGGCCGAGACGGGAAAGGGCCTCGAGGAGATCTTCATGGCGTTGGTCGAGCAGGGAGTCGTCACATGATCCGGGCCGCGTGGGGCTGGGTGCGGGGCGCCGGCGGGGACCGGCGGGCCCGGTCGCGGTCCCAGGAGACCGGGACGTGGATTCGCGGCGTCTACGTCAAGGAGACGCTCGAGGCCTTCCGCGACCGCCGCAGCCTGATGGTGATGGTGGTTTTGCCGGCGGTGATCATGCCGGTCGTCACGCTCGGCATTCCGTACCTCGAGCAGCGCCAGCAGCACATGATCAAGACCGTGACGCCGGACGTGGCCGTCGTCGGCGACGCGCCGAACCTCGTGCATCTCGCATAC encodes:
- a CDS encoding FtsQ-type POTRA domain-containing protein, which translates into the protein MVRFLAAMAVLCGIASFAQSSAFDVQSVTVAGNEAVASDEIVARAGVRPGMSMFAVNVDRVQERLRGDQRLADVSVGVGFPDRVEISVREQTPAAALRVTDGYVLVGRDGVAIAARPVSGTLPILIVDRLDPAIVQVGVAVPSADVRLGAGIAASLPGDLRPDVASVRVDGGGEVVLYTRDGIAVRAGAPDGVQDRIARLVDVLAAIRARGMRVEYVDLRFPGSVIVKPIVKPAGASGLPQGALPAAGRQEKFS
- the ftsA gene encoding cell division protein FtsA, with product MAKRGPLVGLDIGTTKVCVIIAEPDDDGEVHITGVGTSPSLGVRKGVVVDLDTTTRAIEEAVEGAERMAGVKAAGAVVAVSGEHIASQNSRGVVAVSRTDREIGDADVSRVVEAARMAAIPGSDREIIHLLPRDFLVDGQDGVRNPVGMYGMRLEVEAHIVTGASTLLANLLKCIQRAGLEVDDLVLEPLASGEAVLTQAERDLGVALVDIGGGTTSIGVFSGGSLCHATVLPVGGNHVTNDIAVGLRTPIAEAEKLKIRHGCAAAGMAAEGELIEVFHIGSREPRILPRRVLGEIIEPRIDEICGMIKSQLKRSGYAQMMPAGLVATGGGALLAGLAEAAGEKIDMPARVGAPDVGGSMADTVGSPVYATGVGLVLHAARQRGPGRMVRASDGNGSMFGRLRQWFREFAHGG
- the ftsZ gene encoding cell division protein FtsZ, which codes for MVNLERDLRRYAAIKVVGVGGGGSNAVNRMITAGLRGVEFLAINTDAQALALSNADRKIHIGGKVTRGLGAGGDPEIGRQAAEESREELVEALEGADMVFVTAGMGGGTGTGGAPIVAQIGRELGALTIGVVTRPFGFEGRRRAGAADEGVRNLRQRVNTVITIPNDRLLQVVDKSATVVEAFRVADDVLRQGVQGIADLITVPGLINLDFADVRTIMAEAGSALIGIGVGNGEGRASAAAQAAISSPLLETSMDGARGVLMNITGGLDLGLHEVNEAAAVVQKAADPEANIIFGAVIDERLDGEVRITVIATGFEARREEIESVAEPAAVRAASSGGDPGSRGAGRPGREGGRLGLDDLDIPAFLRKR
- a CDS encoding site-2 protease family protein; translation: MALPPEYFAAARAAVEASFPVQEVWFQDGRPAFTIVSGADDKARFLELRARLRGLGVLPLMRRRAGETVILLAAQPSATPTAWRWPVLLFAGTLATTFVAGYLNAEGACVPGLLKPVPGGIAFGLSLMAILVCHEMGHKVVSIWRGIDASLPYFIPMPPLPGLAIGTLGAVIFTRTPAPNRDALVELGASGPLAGFAVAIPILVYGVSHSLVISHAAIVAHNCRLVAVPTPLLVDLLIGRLLHPAANADVIIHPMAFAGWVGLLVTALNLLPASMLDGGHVSRAVFGPRWHMAVSYLAVVVGIALGYWLMSVLILFMLRRGHPGPLDDCSPAGPLHLAVAAALLPVFVLSAVRLGLF
- a CDS encoding ABC transporter ATP-binding protein, coding for MRRTFEREPLVAPRAGQEDARDGDGQRLLVEARDLEKRFKTYHAVRGVSFACYAGEVFGLLGPNGAGKTTTIRMLTTVLRPTAGTARIAGHDVVREAAEVRRTIGVLPENAGVYGRLTAREAIRYAGRLYGLPPHDLERRIVEIADALELTEHLDRLTDTFSKGMKQKVNVARALIHDPPVVFLDEPTSGLDVISARSVRDFVLRFKAEGRCVILSTHVMDEAERLCDRVAIIAGGRIRAEGALEELKAETGKGLEEIFMALVEQGVVT